A genomic stretch from Xiphophorus maculatus strain JP 163 A chromosome 16, X_maculatus-5.0-male, whole genome shotgun sequence includes:
- the ap5z1 gene encoding AP-5 complex subunit zeta-1 isoform X2: MYSLGSESLIKQAREIQETELQKFYSRLVKLLQLKELGHETVDSLQRLHLILSANKYARTLPSDLQQRLLLLLSSPSEQLQVLSSALLRETPPSSGEELNNIQENVSQLNTHAAALLVSQARSRTDLNNLCAQLVHGLEGRPSDGPTRSLMFTLPVLNSILRLSPESLTEEHVTILSKKFVDWLRYASILQGGGASLGGFFTGPRSRQPLPTAELDGSVSGDFFTVLCVGQGFTEDQWMNVYSFSMLRRWLLTYHSVSSGNSTMDADDRSEVDGSVVSMVSATSSSSRLLPPKERLREKAFQYCQRLIEQCDRKAQKKSDTELQKACMVEAVCILDCVCVEDPSMVFRTFPSIKALFSRLSSDLSYARVLLPIAQFYLNHGEMAAVDCECVWKLVFARFPAELFNDPFLAHELLRFLRQNLDGLRLRAPEFIRFLPNLLKFLAWDSSAVVDDFVDLLPSLVTEGTAVEMLHTLLDLPCLSATLVLQLRSVSLPISESSSRGLLSLDAFRNPAFRGLFLFLLRVETGSGHTIDRLSTLHDLLAEAADWPRVVRCAQVVPVLLHIYFNTVVTVGQEKLLAHLILVMLERSGLLLAIPTYSREIHRVFSCHLLRLCKLRPSLVVDQSHELLEFAGTTANVYSKEEVYTHVVWVLGEYLSAASDSRCSVALITSCFETLEAVLFEITSSAPPPGTVCPAPKVITTLMSALAKLASRSHDLIPRVSLFFSKLRTAARNGSVAWCADEDDLVAIVTRGEELWSLLKAPGVAQSVLTPPPHVLTPRWHRDTNLAMPLQLRVLTRLTHSQ; this comes from the exons atgtattctctCGGTTCAGAGAGTTTAATTAAACAAGCGAG GGAGATTCAGGAGACTGAGCTGCAGAAGTTTTACAGCCGCCTCGTGAAGCTGCTCCAGCTCAAGGAGCTCGGTCATGAGACGGTGGACTCGCTGCAAAGGCTGCACCTCATCCTGTCCGCTAATAAATACGCCAGAAC GCTGCCCTCAGATCTCCAGCAGaggctgctgttgctcctctcCTCACCCTCAGAGCAGCTCCAGGTGCTGAGCTCCGCTCTGCTCAGGGAGACGCCGCCCTCTTCTGGTGAGGAGCTGAACAACATCCAGGAGAACGTCAGTCAGCTGAACACGCATGCTGCCGCTCTGCTCGTCTCGCAG GCCAGATCCAGGACGGATTTGAACAATCTCTGCGCTCAGCTCGTTCACGGTCTGGAGGGCCGGCCGTCTGACGGGCCGACTCGCTCGCTCATGTTCACCCTGCCGGTGCTCAACAGCATCCTCAGGCTCAGCCCAGAGAGCCTCACCGAAG AACACGTGACCATCCTGAGTAAAAAGTTTGTCGACTGGCTGCGCTACGCAAGCATCTTGCAGGGGGGTGGAGCCTCCTTGGGAGGGTTCTTCACAGGACCCAGGTCCCGTCAG CCTCTGCCCACAGCAGAGCTGGATGGCTCGGTGTCGGGCGACTTCTTCACCGTGCTCTGCGTGGGCCAGGGATTCACGGAGGACCAGTGGATGAATGTCTATTCGTTTTCCATGCTGCGCCGCTGGCTCCTCACCTACCACTCTGTTTCCAGCGGAAACAGCACAATGGACGCTG ATGATCGATCAGAAGTGGACGGATCAGTGGTTTCCATGGTTTCGGCGACGTCCTCCTCCAGCCGCCTTCTTCCCCCAAAGGAGCGTCTGAGAGAGAAGGCGTTCCAGTACTGCCAGCGCCTGATCGAGCAGTGCGATCGCA AAGCACAGAAGAAGTCGGACACGGAACTGCAAAAAGCG TGCATGGTGGAGGCCGTGTGCATCCTGGACTGCGTGTGCGTAGAGGACCCCTCCATGGTCTTCCGCACCTTCCCGTCCATAAAGGCTCTGTTCAGTCGGCTGAGCTCGGATTTGTCGTATGCCAGAGTCCTGCTGCCCATAGCGCAGTTCTACCTCAACCATG gtgaaATGGCAGCCGTGGACTGCGAGTGTGTGTGGAAGTTGGTCTTTGCCCGCTTTCCCGCAGAGCTCTTCAACGACCCTTTCCTCGCCCACGAGCTGCTGCGCTTCCTCCGACAGAACCTGGACGGCCTGCGGCTCCGAGCTCCTGAGTTCATACGATTCCTCCCGAACCTCCTGAAG TTTTTAGCATGGGATAGCTCAGCGGTCGTGGATGACTTTGTGGATCTGCTGCCCTCTCTGGTTACTGAAGGAACTGCGGTGGAGATGCTTCACACGCTGCTGGACCTGCCGTGCCTTTCTGCTACACTCGTCTTGCAGCTCAG GTCCGTGTCTTTGCCCATCTCGGAGTCGAGCAGCCGAGGCCTGCTGTCGCTCGACGCATTTCGAAACCCCGCGTTCAGAGgacttttcctctttctgcttcGAGTGGAGACGGGCTCAG GTCACACCATCGACCGGTTGAGCACGCTCCACGATCTGCTGGCCGAGGCGGCCGACTGGCCCAGAGTGGTGCGCTGTGCCCAGGTCGTCCCCGTGCTGCTGCACATTTATTTCAACACGGTTGTTACG GTGGGTCAGGAGAAGCTGTTGGCTCACCTGATTCTGGTGATGCTGGAGAGGAGCGGCCTCCTCCTCGCCATCCCCACGTACAGCAGAGAGATACACAG GGTGTTCAGCTGTCACCTGCTGAGGCTGTGCAAGCTCCGCCCCTCTCTGGTTGTGGACCAATCACACGAGCTGTTGGAGTTTGCTGGGACAACAGCGAACGTCTACAGCAAGGAAGAAGTCTACACTCACgtg GTGTGGGTCCTGGGGGAGTACCTGTCGGCGGCGTCTGACTCCCGCTGCTCCGTGGCgctcatcacttcctgttttgaaACTTTGGAGGCGGTGCTGTTTGAGATAACCTCGTCTGCCCCGCCTCCTGGAACGGTGTGCCCCGCCCCTAAAGTCATCACCACTTTGATGAGCGCGCTGGCTAAACTGGCGTCGCGATCACACGACTTGATTCCAAG GGTGTCTCTTTTCTTCTCCAAGCTAAGAACTGCAGCCAGAAACGGCTCGGTTGCCTGGTGCGCCGACGAAGACGACCTCGTTGCCATAGTAACCCGTGGTGAGGAGTTGTGGTCTCTGCTGAAAGCCCCCGGTGTGGCTCAGAGCGTCCTGACCCCGCCCCCTCACGTCCTGACGCCACGCTGGCACAGAGACACGAACCTGGCCATGCCGCTGCAGCTCCGAGTCCTCACCAGGCTCACACACTCACAgtga
- the ap5z1 gene encoding AP-5 complex subunit zeta-1 isoform X1, with amino-acid sequence MYSLGSESLIKQAREIQETELQKFYSRLVKLLQLKELGHETVDSLQRLHLILSANKYARTLPSDLQQRLLLLLSSPSEQLQVLSSALLRETPPSSGEELNNIQENVSQLNTHAAALLVSQARSRTDLNNLCAQLVHGLEGRPSDGPTRSLMFTLPVLNSILRLSPESLTEEHVTILSKKFVDWLRYASILQGGGASLGGFFTGPRSRQPLPTAELDGSVSGDFFTVLCVGQGFTEDQWMNVYSFSMLRRWLLTYHSVSSGNSTMDAANRLQLSLSLSHSFSNDDRSEVDGSVVSMVSATSSSSRLLPPKERLREKAFQYCQRLIEQCDRKAQKKSDTELQKACMVEAVCILDCVCVEDPSMVFRTFPSIKALFSRLSSDLSYARVLLPIAQFYLNHGEMAAVDCECVWKLVFARFPAELFNDPFLAHELLRFLRQNLDGLRLRAPEFIRFLPNLLKFLAWDSSAVVDDFVDLLPSLVTEGTAVEMLHTLLDLPCLSATLVLQLRSVSLPISESSSRGLLSLDAFRNPAFRGLFLFLLRVETGSGHTIDRLSTLHDLLAEAADWPRVVRCAQVVPVLLHIYFNTVVTVGQEKLLAHLILVMLERSGLLLAIPTYSREIHRVFSCHLLRLCKLRPSLVVDQSHELLEFAGTTANVYSKEEVYTHVVWVLGEYLSAASDSRCSVALITSCFETLEAVLFEITSSAPPPGTVCPAPKVITTLMSALAKLASRSHDLIPRVSLFFSKLRTAARNGSVAWCADEDDLVAIVTRGEELWSLLKAPGVAQSVLTPPPHVLTPRWHRDTNLAMPLQLRVLTRLTHSQ; translated from the exons atgtattctctCGGTTCAGAGAGTTTAATTAAACAAGCGAG GGAGATTCAGGAGACTGAGCTGCAGAAGTTTTACAGCCGCCTCGTGAAGCTGCTCCAGCTCAAGGAGCTCGGTCATGAGACGGTGGACTCGCTGCAAAGGCTGCACCTCATCCTGTCCGCTAATAAATACGCCAGAAC GCTGCCCTCAGATCTCCAGCAGaggctgctgttgctcctctcCTCACCCTCAGAGCAGCTCCAGGTGCTGAGCTCCGCTCTGCTCAGGGAGACGCCGCCCTCTTCTGGTGAGGAGCTGAACAACATCCAGGAGAACGTCAGTCAGCTGAACACGCATGCTGCCGCTCTGCTCGTCTCGCAG GCCAGATCCAGGACGGATTTGAACAATCTCTGCGCTCAGCTCGTTCACGGTCTGGAGGGCCGGCCGTCTGACGGGCCGACTCGCTCGCTCATGTTCACCCTGCCGGTGCTCAACAGCATCCTCAGGCTCAGCCCAGAGAGCCTCACCGAAG AACACGTGACCATCCTGAGTAAAAAGTTTGTCGACTGGCTGCGCTACGCAAGCATCTTGCAGGGGGGTGGAGCCTCCTTGGGAGGGTTCTTCACAGGACCCAGGTCCCGTCAG CCTCTGCCCACAGCAGAGCTGGATGGCTCGGTGTCGGGCGACTTCTTCACCGTGCTCTGCGTGGGCCAGGGATTCACGGAGGACCAGTGGATGAATGTCTATTCGTTTTCCATGCTGCGCCGCTGGCTCCTCACCTACCACTCTGTTTCCAGCGGAAACAGCACAATGGACGCTG CAAACAGGCTGCAGCTCAGCCTCTCCCTCTCCCACTCCTTTTCCAATG ATGATCGATCAGAAGTGGACGGATCAGTGGTTTCCATGGTTTCGGCGACGTCCTCCTCCAGCCGCCTTCTTCCCCCAAAGGAGCGTCTGAGAGAGAAGGCGTTCCAGTACTGCCAGCGCCTGATCGAGCAGTGCGATCGCA AAGCACAGAAGAAGTCGGACACGGAACTGCAAAAAGCG TGCATGGTGGAGGCCGTGTGCATCCTGGACTGCGTGTGCGTAGAGGACCCCTCCATGGTCTTCCGCACCTTCCCGTCCATAAAGGCTCTGTTCAGTCGGCTGAGCTCGGATTTGTCGTATGCCAGAGTCCTGCTGCCCATAGCGCAGTTCTACCTCAACCATG gtgaaATGGCAGCCGTGGACTGCGAGTGTGTGTGGAAGTTGGTCTTTGCCCGCTTTCCCGCAGAGCTCTTCAACGACCCTTTCCTCGCCCACGAGCTGCTGCGCTTCCTCCGACAGAACCTGGACGGCCTGCGGCTCCGAGCTCCTGAGTTCATACGATTCCTCCCGAACCTCCTGAAG TTTTTAGCATGGGATAGCTCAGCGGTCGTGGATGACTTTGTGGATCTGCTGCCCTCTCTGGTTACTGAAGGAACTGCGGTGGAGATGCTTCACACGCTGCTGGACCTGCCGTGCCTTTCTGCTACACTCGTCTTGCAGCTCAG GTCCGTGTCTTTGCCCATCTCGGAGTCGAGCAGCCGAGGCCTGCTGTCGCTCGACGCATTTCGAAACCCCGCGTTCAGAGgacttttcctctttctgcttcGAGTGGAGACGGGCTCAG GTCACACCATCGACCGGTTGAGCACGCTCCACGATCTGCTGGCCGAGGCGGCCGACTGGCCCAGAGTGGTGCGCTGTGCCCAGGTCGTCCCCGTGCTGCTGCACATTTATTTCAACACGGTTGTTACG GTGGGTCAGGAGAAGCTGTTGGCTCACCTGATTCTGGTGATGCTGGAGAGGAGCGGCCTCCTCCTCGCCATCCCCACGTACAGCAGAGAGATACACAG GGTGTTCAGCTGTCACCTGCTGAGGCTGTGCAAGCTCCGCCCCTCTCTGGTTGTGGACCAATCACACGAGCTGTTGGAGTTTGCTGGGACAACAGCGAACGTCTACAGCAAGGAAGAAGTCTACACTCACgtg GTGTGGGTCCTGGGGGAGTACCTGTCGGCGGCGTCTGACTCCCGCTGCTCCGTGGCgctcatcacttcctgttttgaaACTTTGGAGGCGGTGCTGTTTGAGATAACCTCGTCTGCCCCGCCTCCTGGAACGGTGTGCCCCGCCCCTAAAGTCATCACCACTTTGATGAGCGCGCTGGCTAAACTGGCGTCGCGATCACACGACTTGATTCCAAG GGTGTCTCTTTTCTTCTCCAAGCTAAGAACTGCAGCCAGAAACGGCTCGGTTGCCTGGTGCGCCGACGAAGACGACCTCGTTGCCATAGTAACCCGTGGTGAGGAGTTGTGGTCTCTGCTGAAAGCCCCCGGTGTGGCTCAGAGCGTCCTGACCCCGCCCCCTCACGTCCTGACGCCACGCTGGCACAGAGACACGAACCTGGCCATGCCGCTGCAGCTCCGAGTCCTCACCAGGCTCACACACTCACAgtga
- the mmd2 gene encoding monocyte to macrophage differentiation factor 2, with the protein MDFKKTKFGRYMNCRVPANKRYQPTEYEHAANCVTHAFWILPSIVGGSALYFLSVDKWHRVAALLYGSGLTGLFLTSTLFHTAAWKISHLRKVEERFHMCDRMAIYFFIAASYSPWLMLRELGPWTYHMRWLIWVMACVGSTYVFFFHERYKLGELLGYVTMGAVPALVILSMVDRAGVCELALGGVFYVVGVAFFKSDGLVPFAHAIWHLFVAVGAGIHYYAIWRYLYVAGPQPQTSR; encoded by the exons ATGGACTTCAAGAAGACCAAATTTGGAAG GTACATGAACTGCAGGGTGCCGGCCAACAAGCGATACCAGCCCACAGAGTACGAGCACGCAGCCAACTGTGTCACACACGCG ttttggattCTTCCCAGCATAGTAGGCGGGTCTGCGCTTTACTTCCTGTCTGTGGACAAATGGCACCGGGTCGCCGCCTTGCTCTATGGGAGCGGTCTCACTGGCCTCTTCCTCACCTCGACGCTCTTCCACACGGCCGCCTGGAAGATCAGCCATCTCCG GAAGGTGGAGGAACGTTTCCACATGTGTGACCGGATGGCCATCTACTTCTTCATCGCTGCCTCCTATTCTCCCTG GTTGATGCTGAGGGAGCTAGGACCCTGGACGTACCACATGCGCTGGCTGATCTGGGTCATGGCTTGCGTTGGGTCCACGTACGTCTTTTTTTTCCACGAGAG GTACAAACTGGGAGAGTTGCTGGGATATGTGACAATGGGGGCTGTTCCTGCGTTGGTCATTCTGTCCATG GTGGACCGCGCAGGCGTGTGCGAGCTGGCTCTGGGAGGCGTCTTCTatgtggtgggcgtggcctTCTTCAAGAGCGATGGGCTCGTCCCATTCGCCCACGCCATATGGCATCTTTTCGTTGCGGTCGGAGCGGGCATTCATTACTACGCCATCTGGAGGTACCTGTACGTGGCGGGACCACAGCCGCAGACGTCCAGGTGA